A region of Streptomyces sp. WMMC500 DNA encodes the following proteins:
- a CDS encoding BTAD domain-containing putative transcriptional regulator, translated as MARSLLRSGRGPEDDRLDLELSAVSVLAEVARRGHRDRVADRLLGELETLARRVVDLLGEDHPTSGSALVALASAEFAAATAARDRDRMERAVDVLALAAQKTSATLGATHPQALATLRAFAGAEYEAAALLGPERRRADARALVESVAARSRNLRAAHESAEAPAPEDADALRFSVLGPVGARRGEGVLPTGSPRQRALLAMLLLRGDHAATAQELTAAIWDEDPPARAEAAVRTYAHRLRKCLGDEVFVNKHGRYTLRIRDTDVDLARAEAAASAAETAVAEGDAEGGRALYAAALAEFSGEPLAGVPGLYAERHRTRLSEWRQTLLERRVALDLETGRYAEAAAELTALTAANPLREHLRELLTVAQHRLRAEDPDRRPR; from the coding sequence GTGGCCCGATCGCTTCTCCGATCGGGACGGGGACCCGAGGACGACCGCCTGGACCTGGAGTTGTCGGCGGTGTCGGTCCTCGCCGAGGTGGCCCGCCGGGGCCACCGGGACCGGGTGGCGGACCGGCTGCTCGGCGAACTCGAAACTCTCGCGCGGCGCGTGGTGGATCTCCTCGGCGAGGACCACCCGACGTCGGGCTCCGCGCTGGTGGCGCTCGCGTCGGCCGAGTTCGCGGCGGCGACGGCCGCCCGCGACCGCGACCGGATGGAACGGGCGGTCGACGTGCTCGCCCTGGCGGCGCAGAAGACCTCGGCCACCCTCGGCGCGACCCACCCCCAGGCCCTCGCCACCCTGCGCGCCTTCGCCGGTGCGGAGTACGAGGCGGCCGCGCTGCTCGGCCCGGAGCGGCGGCGCGCCGACGCGCGCGCCCTGGTGGAGTCGGTGGCGGCACGCTCCCGGAACCTGCGGGCGGCCCATGAATCGGCCGAGGCACCCGCGCCGGAGGATGCCGACGCCCTCCGCTTCTCGGTGCTCGGGCCGGTCGGCGCCCGGCGCGGGGAAGGGGTGCTGCCGACCGGCTCGCCCCGGCAGCGCGCACTGCTCGCCATGCTGCTGCTACGCGGTGACCACGCCGCCACCGCGCAGGAGCTGACCGCCGCCATCTGGGACGAGGACCCGCCTGCACGGGCGGAGGCCGCCGTGCGTACGTACGCCCACCGGCTGCGCAAGTGCCTCGGCGACGAAGTGTTCGTCAACAAGCACGGCCGGTACACGCTCCGGATCCGGGACACCGACGTGGACCTCGCCAGGGCGGAAGCGGCGGCGTCGGCCGCCGAGACCGCCGTCGCCGAGGGGGACGCGGAAGGAGGCCGGGCGCTGTACGCCGCCGCCCTGGCGGAGTTCAGCGGCGAGCCGCTCGCCGGTGTGCCCGGACTGTACGCCGAGCGGCACCGTACGCGGCTGTCGGAGTGGCGGCAGACGCTGCTGGAGCGGCGCGTCGCACTGGACCTCGAAACGGGCCGTTACGCGGAGGCCGCGGCGGAGCTGACAGCGCTCACCGCGGCGAACCCCCTCCGGGAGCACCTGCGCGAACTGCTGACCGTCGCCCAGCACCGCCTCCGGGCGGAGGACCCAGACCGCCGCCCCCGCTGA
- a CDS encoding trypsin-like peptidase domain-containing protein: MTDAGYWVDLYQAHRRLGGGFLLTRRYVLTALHCLRELAPDDGAVEIVLADGERLDGRLCRQDRDADLALIEIAAHHRLSPRIPNAGHALPGWHWRGPYRPSPAEARLSGTVHHAADGYPCAGGGSIEALQLSVDQILGDYSGYSGGPVEGSPAEGHDPAVVGILLEQAPDRADEKRAGNVLYAATIAEAITRFDHLQVSHLIDVLRPREGAREVKRPDEKAQAWFDRLQQWSDQGYMDATQIAELRFMVAQQAISRDFAGGDDG, translated from the coding sequence GTGACGGACGCCGGGTACTGGGTGGATCTGTACCAGGCGCACAGGCGGCTGGGCGGGGGGTTCCTCCTCACCCGGCGCTACGTGCTGACCGCCCTGCACTGCCTGCGCGAACTCGCGCCGGACGACGGCGCGGTGGAGATCGTCCTGGCAGACGGCGAGCGCCTGGACGGCCGGTTGTGCAGACAGGACCGGGACGCCGACCTGGCCCTCATCGAGATCGCCGCCCACCACCGGCTCTCCCCGCGCATCCCCAACGCCGGTCACGCCCTCCCCGGCTGGCACTGGCGCGGCCCGTACCGCCCGTCACCTGCAGAAGCGAGGCTCAGCGGGACGGTGCACCATGCGGCGGACGGGTACCCGTGTGCGGGTGGCGGCTCGATCGAGGCGCTGCAACTGTCCGTGGACCAGATCCTGGGTGACTACTCCGGGTACTCGGGCGGCCCGGTGGAAGGGTCTCCCGCGGAGGGGCACGACCCGGCGGTCGTGGGCATCCTTCTGGAGCAGGCACCGGACCGTGCCGACGAGAAGCGGGCGGGGAACGTGCTGTACGCGGCCACCATCGCCGAGGCCATCACCCGCTTCGACCACCTCCAGGTCTCGCACCTCATCGACGTGCTGCGCCCGCGCGAAGGCGCCCGGGAGGTGAAGCGGCCGGACGAGAAGGCCCAGGCGTGGTTCGACCGCTTGCAGCAGTGGTCGGATCAGGGGTACATGGACGCCACGCAGATCGCGGAACTCAGGTTCATGGTCGCCCAGCAGGCCATCAGCCGCGACTTCGCGGGAGGTGACGACGGTTGA
- a CDS encoding CU044_2847 family protein yields MAGSTSRVRVETVDLDAGAGGGRQIGTRSRTTAALEDRGPEIEAAIVQASAIAQRSLAEAPARDGWRVSTMEVSFGLTLAAEAGVVLSKASAEASFAVTLTIERVPETP; encoded by the coding sequence GTGGCGGGCTCGACCTCCCGGGTCAGAGTGGAGACGGTGGACCTCGACGCCGGTGCGGGCGGCGGCCGTCAGATCGGCACACGGAGCCGCACGACCGCGGCCCTGGAGGACCGCGGCCCAGAGATCGAGGCGGCGATCGTCCAGGCGTCCGCGATCGCCCAGCGGTCGCTGGCCGAGGCGCCCGCCCGGGACGGGTGGCGGGTGTCGACCATGGAGGTCAGCTTCGGGCTGACGCTCGCCGCGGAGGCGGGTGTGGTGCTCTCCAAGGCGTCGGCAGAAGCCTCCTTTGCGGTGACCCTGACCATCGAGCGGGTCCCGGAGACGCCGTGA